The following coding sequences are from one Carassius auratus strain Wakin chromosome 15, ASM336829v1, whole genome shotgun sequence window:
- the LOC113114729 gene encoding sodium/calcium exchanger 2-like isoform X2, which produces MAPFSSPILFLSLILFLSLPPSCSPESQWEEPSLQPSVAPEAPSELYSNVTDDSDGVTTKKKCNQLVECNPGILLPVWKPINPSLGEQIVRAIVYFVSLMYMFLGVSIIADRFMASIEVITSQEKEVTITMPNGETSVATVRIWNETVSNLTLMALGSSAPEILLSVIEVCGHGFESGELGPGTIVGSAAFNMFVIIGICVWVIPDGEVRKIKHLRVFFITAFWSIFAYIWLYLILAIISPGVVEVWEALVTLCYFPVCVILAWIADRRLLFYKYMSKRYRADKRTGVVVETEGDMTPKGMEMMLDGKFPLRGGAIGIGTQEHCQDGTGNIAGTMPTLPNSNSTTVYMDGAKDLDESRKEVIRILKDLKQKYPDKEFDQLVELANYYALLHQQKSRAFYRVQATRMMIGAGNVLKKHAADHARRAVVAGCDEASDEDDLAVCSHISFESTHTQCMENCGTIKIPVVCRGGLGESTFYVDYCTEDGTANAGSDYEYCEGTLVFKPGETRKEIKVGIIDDDIFEEDEHFFVRLLNLRVGDAEGMFESDDAAQAPKARLVEPLMATVTILDDDHAGIFTFTDRLVRVSESVGTMEVTVVRNSGARGTVIIPYHTENGTAQGGGVDYEDAHGELEFTNDQTTQTLQVRITDDEEYEKHENFFIVLEEPRWLKRGISEDPEGQLSAEEEEARKIAEMGKPVLGEHSRLEVVIEESYEFKSTVDKLIKKTNLALVIGTHSWREQFVEAVTVSAGDGDEDEEEGREERLPSCYDYIMHFLTVFWKVLFAFVPPTEYWNGWACFVVSIIVIGLLTAIIGDLASHFGCTVGLRDTVTAVVFVALGTSIPDTFASKVAATQDQYADASVGNVTGSNAVNVFLGIGVAWSVAAVYWAVQGKSFNVDPGSLAFSVTLFTIFAFICMGVLLFRRRPSIGGELGGPRVSRLLTTLLFLGLWFLYILFSSLEAYCHIEGF; this is translated from the exons ATGGCACCGTTTTCCTCTCCCATCCTCTTCCTGTCTCTCATCCTCTTCCTTTCTCTGCCTCCATCCTGTTCTCCTGAATCCCAGTGGGAAGAACCGTCTCTCCAGCCCTCCGTCGCTCCAGAAGCTCCATCAGAACTTTACAGTAACGTGACCGATGACAGCGATGGCGTCACAAcgaaaaaaaagtgcaatcaaCTGGTGGAATGCAATCCTGGAATCCTGCTGCCCGTGTGGAAGCCCATCAATCCCAGCCTGGGAGAGCAGATTGTCCGGGCCATCGTGTATTTCGTCTCTCTCATGTACATGTTTCTGGGGGTGTCCATCATCGCTGATAGGTTCATGGCATCTATAGAGGTCATCACCTCACAG GAGAAAGAGGTGACCATCACAATGCCAAATGGAGAAACGTCAGTGGCCACCGTGAGAATCTGGAACGAAACCGTGTCCAATTTGACTCTGATGGCTCTGGGATCGTCCGCCCCTGAGATCCTCCTGTCGGTCATTGAG gtgtgtggTCATGGGTTTGAATCTGGTGAGCTGGGTCCGGGCACCATCGTGGGCAGCGCTGCTTTTAACATGTTTGTGATTATTGGAATCTGTGTGTGGGTGATTCCTGACGGTGAAGTGAGGAAGATCAAACATCTGAGAGTCTTCTTCATCACCGCCTTCTGGAGTATCTTTGCTTACATCTGGCTCTACCTGATCCTGGCCATCATCTCACCTGGAGTCGTGGag GTATGGGAGGCTCTGGTCACTCTCTGCTATTTCCCTGTTTGTGTGATTCTGGCCTGGATCGCTGACCGGCGCCTCCTTTTCTACAAATACATGTCCAAGCGCTACCGTGCCGACAAAAGGACAGGGGTTGTTGTGGAGACCGAGGGGGACATGACCCCCAAAGGTATGGAGATGATGCTGGACGGCAAGTTTCCACTGAGGGGCGGAGCCATAGGGATCGGCACACAGGAACATTGCCAGGATGGAACCGGCAACATAGCAGGCACCATGCCAACTCTACCCAACTccaacagcacaactgtttacatGGATGGTGCCAAGGACCTGGACGAGAGCCGTAAAGAA GTGATCCGGATCCTGAAGGACCTGAAGCAGAAATACCCAGATAAGGAGTTTGATCAGCTGGTGGAATTGGCCAACTACTACGCCCTCCTCCATCAGCAGAAAAGTCGCGCCTTTTACCGTGTCCAGGCCACGCGCATGATGATCGGGGCCGGTAATGTGTTGAAGAAACATGCAGCAGATCACGCTCGCCGTGCTGTTGTGGCAGGCTGCGATGAGGCTTCAGATGAGGATGACCTGGCCGTCTGCAGCCACATCTCTTTCGAGAGCACACACACTCAGTGCATGGAGAACTGCGGCACCATCAAGATACCCGTGGTGTGTCGAGGAGGCCTGGGGGAGAGCACTTTCTACGTTGACTACTGTACGGAAGATGGCACAGCCAATGCCGGCTCAGATTATGAGTACTGCGAAGGGACTCTGGTGTTCAAACCAGGAGAAACCAGGAAAGAAATTAAG gTGGGCATCATCGATGATGACATCTTTGAGGAAGACGAACACTTCTTTGTGCGTTTGCTGAACCTGCGTGTCGGTGATGCGGAGGGTATGTTTGAGAGTGATGACGCGGCTCAGGCTCCCAAGGCCCGGCTGGTGGAACCGCTGATGGCCACGGTCACCATCCTGGACGACGACCACGCAGGGATCTTCACTTTCACAGACCGCCTGGTGCGAGTGAGCGAGAGTGTGGGAACCATGGAGGTAACGGTGGTCCGGAACTCTGGCGCACGCGGAACCGTGATCATTCCATACCACACAGAGAACGGCACGGCCCAAGGGGGAGGGGTAGACTACGAAGACGCGCACGGAGAGCTGGAATTCACCAACGACCAGACAAC TCAGACCCTTCAGGTGAGGATCACTGATGATGAAGAGTACGAGAAACATGAGAATTTCTTCATCGTTCTTGAGGAACCGCGCTGGCTGAAGAGAGGAATCTcag AGGATCCGGAGGGGCAGTTGAgtgcggaggaggaggaggccaGGAAGATAGCAGAGATGGGAAAACCTGTTTTGGGGGAGCACAGCCGCCTGGAGGTGGTGATCGAGGAGTCATATGAGTTTAAG AGCACCGTTGATAAACTGATCAAGAAGACGAACCTGGCGCTGGTGATCGGCACGCACTCGTGGCGAGAACAGTTCGTGGAGGCCGTGACCGTCAGCGCAG GTGAtggagatgaagatgaagaggagggTCGAGAGGAGCGTCTCCCGTCCTGCTACGATTACATCATGCACTTCCTGACGGTGTTCTGGAAGGTTCTGTTCGCGTTTGTTCCGCCCACGGAGTACTGGAACGGCTGGGCATGCTTCGTGGTGTCCATCATTGTAATCGGCCTCCTCACGGCCATCATCGGAGACCTGGCGTCACACTTCGGCTGCACCGTGGGCCTCCGGGACACCGTCACTGCCGTGGTGTTCGTGGCCCTGGGCACTTCTATCCCAG ACACGTTCGCCAGTAAAGTCGCCGCCACACAGGATCAGTACGCAGACGCCTCCGTGGGAAACGTCACGGGCAGCAACGCCGTCAACGTGTTTCTGGGCATCGGCGTGGCATGGTCCGTGGCAGCCGTGTACTGGGCCGTCCAGGGAAAGAGCTTTAACGTGGATCCCGGCTCGCTGGCCTTCTCCGTCACCCTCTTCACTATTTTTGCCTTCATCTGCATGGGGGTGCTGCTGTTCCGCCGCCGGCCGTCTATCGGCGGAGAGCTGGGCGGCCCTCGGGTCTCACGCCTGCTCACT
- the LOC113114729 gene encoding sodium/calcium exchanger 2-like isoform X1 produces MAPFSSPILFLSLILFLSLPPSCSPESQWEEPSLQPSVAPEAPSELYSNVTDDSDGVTTKKKCNQLVECNPGILLPVWKPINPSLGEQIVRAIVYFVSLMYMFLGVSIIADRFMASIEVITSQEKEVTITMPNGETSVATVRIWNETVSNLTLMALGSSAPEILLSVIEVCGHGFESGELGPGTIVGSAAFNMFVIIGICVWVIPDGEVRKIKHLRVFFITAFWSIFAYIWLYLILAIISPGVVEVWEALVTLCYFPVCVILAWIADRRLLFYKYMSKRYRADKRTGVVVETEGDMTPKGMEMMLDGKFPLRGGAIGIGTQEHCQDGTGNIAGTMPTLPNSNSTTVYMDGAKDLDESRKEVIRILKDLKQKYPDKEFDQLVELANYYALLHQQKSRAFYRVQATRMMIGAGNVLKKHAADHARRAVVAGCDEASDEDDLAVCSHISFESTHTQCMENCGTIKIPVVCRGGLGESTFYVDYCTEDGTANAGSDYEYCEGTLVFKPGETRKEIKVGIIDDDIFEEDEHFFVRLLNLRVGDAEGMFESDDAAQAPKARLVEPLMATVTILDDDHAGIFTFTDRLVRVSESVGTMEVTVVRNSGARGTVIIPYHTENGTAQGGGVDYEDAHGELEFTNDQTTQTLQVRITDDEEYEKHENFFIVLEEPRWLKRGISALLLNQEDPEGQLSAEEEEARKIAEMGKPVLGEHSRLEVVIEESYEFKSTVDKLIKKTNLALVIGTHSWREQFVEAVTVSAGDGDEDEEEGREERLPSCYDYIMHFLTVFWKVLFAFVPPTEYWNGWACFVVSIIVIGLLTAIIGDLASHFGCTVGLRDTVTAVVFVALGTSIPDTFASKVAATQDQYADASVGNVTGSNAVNVFLGIGVAWSVAAVYWAVQGKSFNVDPGSLAFSVTLFTIFAFICMGVLLFRRRPSIGGELGGPRVSRLLTTLLFLGLWFLYILFSSLEAYCHIEGF; encoded by the exons ATGGCACCGTTTTCCTCTCCCATCCTCTTCCTGTCTCTCATCCTCTTCCTTTCTCTGCCTCCATCCTGTTCTCCTGAATCCCAGTGGGAAGAACCGTCTCTCCAGCCCTCCGTCGCTCCAGAAGCTCCATCAGAACTTTACAGTAACGTGACCGATGACAGCGATGGCGTCACAAcgaaaaaaaagtgcaatcaaCTGGTGGAATGCAATCCTGGAATCCTGCTGCCCGTGTGGAAGCCCATCAATCCCAGCCTGGGAGAGCAGATTGTCCGGGCCATCGTGTATTTCGTCTCTCTCATGTACATGTTTCTGGGGGTGTCCATCATCGCTGATAGGTTCATGGCATCTATAGAGGTCATCACCTCACAG GAGAAAGAGGTGACCATCACAATGCCAAATGGAGAAACGTCAGTGGCCACCGTGAGAATCTGGAACGAAACCGTGTCCAATTTGACTCTGATGGCTCTGGGATCGTCCGCCCCTGAGATCCTCCTGTCGGTCATTGAG gtgtgtggTCATGGGTTTGAATCTGGTGAGCTGGGTCCGGGCACCATCGTGGGCAGCGCTGCTTTTAACATGTTTGTGATTATTGGAATCTGTGTGTGGGTGATTCCTGACGGTGAAGTGAGGAAGATCAAACATCTGAGAGTCTTCTTCATCACCGCCTTCTGGAGTATCTTTGCTTACATCTGGCTCTACCTGATCCTGGCCATCATCTCACCTGGAGTCGTGGag GTATGGGAGGCTCTGGTCACTCTCTGCTATTTCCCTGTTTGTGTGATTCTGGCCTGGATCGCTGACCGGCGCCTCCTTTTCTACAAATACATGTCCAAGCGCTACCGTGCCGACAAAAGGACAGGGGTTGTTGTGGAGACCGAGGGGGACATGACCCCCAAAGGTATGGAGATGATGCTGGACGGCAAGTTTCCACTGAGGGGCGGAGCCATAGGGATCGGCACACAGGAACATTGCCAGGATGGAACCGGCAACATAGCAGGCACCATGCCAACTCTACCCAACTccaacagcacaactgtttacatGGATGGTGCCAAGGACCTGGACGAGAGCCGTAAAGAA GTGATCCGGATCCTGAAGGACCTGAAGCAGAAATACCCAGATAAGGAGTTTGATCAGCTGGTGGAATTGGCCAACTACTACGCCCTCCTCCATCAGCAGAAAAGTCGCGCCTTTTACCGTGTCCAGGCCACGCGCATGATGATCGGGGCCGGTAATGTGTTGAAGAAACATGCAGCAGATCACGCTCGCCGTGCTGTTGTGGCAGGCTGCGATGAGGCTTCAGATGAGGATGACCTGGCCGTCTGCAGCCACATCTCTTTCGAGAGCACACACACTCAGTGCATGGAGAACTGCGGCACCATCAAGATACCCGTGGTGTGTCGAGGAGGCCTGGGGGAGAGCACTTTCTACGTTGACTACTGTACGGAAGATGGCACAGCCAATGCCGGCTCAGATTATGAGTACTGCGAAGGGACTCTGGTGTTCAAACCAGGAGAAACCAGGAAAGAAATTAAG gTGGGCATCATCGATGATGACATCTTTGAGGAAGACGAACACTTCTTTGTGCGTTTGCTGAACCTGCGTGTCGGTGATGCGGAGGGTATGTTTGAGAGTGATGACGCGGCTCAGGCTCCCAAGGCCCGGCTGGTGGAACCGCTGATGGCCACGGTCACCATCCTGGACGACGACCACGCAGGGATCTTCACTTTCACAGACCGCCTGGTGCGAGTGAGCGAGAGTGTGGGAACCATGGAGGTAACGGTGGTCCGGAACTCTGGCGCACGCGGAACCGTGATCATTCCATACCACACAGAGAACGGCACGGCCCAAGGGGGAGGGGTAGACTACGAAGACGCGCACGGAGAGCTGGAATTCACCAACGACCAGACAAC TCAGACCCTTCAGGTGAGGATCACTGATGATGAAGAGTACGAGAAACATGAGAATTTCTTCATCGTTCTTGAGGAACCGCGCTGGCTGAAGAGAGGAATCTcag CCCTGCTGCTGAACCAAG AGGATCCGGAGGGGCAGTTGAgtgcggaggaggaggaggccaGGAAGATAGCAGAGATGGGAAAACCTGTTTTGGGGGAGCACAGCCGCCTGGAGGTGGTGATCGAGGAGTCATATGAGTTTAAG AGCACCGTTGATAAACTGATCAAGAAGACGAACCTGGCGCTGGTGATCGGCACGCACTCGTGGCGAGAACAGTTCGTGGAGGCCGTGACCGTCAGCGCAG GTGAtggagatgaagatgaagaggagggTCGAGAGGAGCGTCTCCCGTCCTGCTACGATTACATCATGCACTTCCTGACGGTGTTCTGGAAGGTTCTGTTCGCGTTTGTTCCGCCCACGGAGTACTGGAACGGCTGGGCATGCTTCGTGGTGTCCATCATTGTAATCGGCCTCCTCACGGCCATCATCGGAGACCTGGCGTCACACTTCGGCTGCACCGTGGGCCTCCGGGACACCGTCACTGCCGTGGTGTTCGTGGCCCTGGGCACTTCTATCCCAG ACACGTTCGCCAGTAAAGTCGCCGCCACACAGGATCAGTACGCAGACGCCTCCGTGGGAAACGTCACGGGCAGCAACGCCGTCAACGTGTTTCTGGGCATCGGCGTGGCATGGTCCGTGGCAGCCGTGTACTGGGCCGTCCAGGGAAAGAGCTTTAACGTGGATCCCGGCTCGCTGGCCTTCTCCGTCACCCTCTTCACTATTTTTGCCTTCATCTGCATGGGGGTGCTGCTGTTCCGCCGCCGGCCGTCTATCGGCGGAGAGCTGGGCGGCCCTCGGGTCTCACGCCTGCTCACT